From the genome of Candidatus Defluviilinea proxima:
AGCCTCGCAATGTGTTGTCTACCGTTGAGAACGAACGCGGTGACGATCGTCAAAACGTGCGAAGTCTTGTGGATGTGCCCGGAAGCTTATATCCAGTAGGGCGGCTTGACTTCGAGAGCGAGGGGTTAGTCTTAATGACTAACGATGGTGACCTCGCCAACCGCTTGACTCATCCACGTTATGGACATACGAAAGAGTATAAAGTTCTTCTTGCTCAACGACCTGACAGAGAGCAGGTGGAAACATGGCAGCGCGGTGTTGTTTTGGAAGATGGCTATAAGACCGCGCCTGTAGATGTACGCTATGAGCAATCGCAAGGAAAAGGCGCTTGGGTGCGTGTGATTATGGCAGAAGGACGAAAGCGCCAAATTCGCGAAACGTGCAAGCAACTCGGCTTACCTGTCGTGCGGATTGTACGTATCAGAATCGGAAGCCTTGCTCTGGGTTCTCTAAAACCTCGTCAATGGCGCTATTTGACAGAGACCGAGATAAAAGAATTGAAAAACAAACCAACTCGAAAAGACAAACCCAGCTCCGCAACTCCACGGCGTAAAATTGTAAGAAAGTAATTGTTTCAATGATTTGACAAAATCACCCCAAACAAAAAATGTTTGGGGTGATTTTATATGCCATCATGAACCTGTGAAAAGTGTAATATGTTGGAGCGCCACAAATGTTGATCGAAACTGAATCAGGCTTGAGTGCATCCTGAAGCGTGGCTGTATCCAAAACATTAGCACACACGAATGTCCCAAAACTTTTTTACGATATTCTTCAGGATGGGTTTTATATCATCCTTCTTGATGCCTTCCA
Proteins encoded in this window:
- a CDS encoding rRNA pseudouridine synthase, encoding MTAERLQKILAQAGYGSRRSCEDLITAGRVRVNGQIASLGQKADPASDKIMLDGKPIAAAETLTYIALHKPRNVLSTVENERGDDRQNVRSLVDVPGSLYPVGRLDFESEGLVLMTNDGDLANRLTHPRYGHTKEYKVLLAQRPDREQVETWQRGVVLEDGYKTAPVDVRYEQSQGKGAWVRVIMAEGRKRQIRETCKQLGLPVVRIVRIRIGSLALGSLKPRQWRYLTETEIKELKNKPTRKDKPSSATPRRKIVRK